The DNA sequence GTGGTCGATACCGTTCAGAAGCGCTGGGCGCAGCATCCCGAAGGGCATCGTCCGAAGCTGCTTATCTATGGCGAGAGCCTGGGATCTTTTGCGGGACAAGGCGCATTCGGCGGTCTTGGTGACATCCGTACGGCGGGCGTCAACGGTGTGTTGTGGACCGGTCCGCCGAACTTCAGTCAGATCTGGAATGAGCTGGTGTCCAAGCGGGACCGGGGCACGTTGGAAGCCCTCCCCTCGTATGACAGTGGATTCACGGCGCGTTTCGCGATAGGTCCCGATATCGACGCTCTCGCTCGACCGCCGTGGCAGAACCCGCGGGTGCTCTTCGTGCAACATCCGTCCGATCCGGTGACGTGGTGGTCCACGGATCTGCTGTTCAGTGAACCGGATTGGCTCAAAGAGGCGCCGGTGGGAGATCGCTCCGCCGCCATGCGCTGGTACCCCATCGTCACCTTCTGGCAGGTGGCGGCGGACCTGGCCAACGCCGTTGGAGTGCCCGACGGGCATGGCCACAACTACGGCATCTCGTCGGTCAACGGCTGGGCCGCCATCGCCCCACCGGAGGGCTGGACCCCGCAGGACACCGAACGCATCCGGAAGGCTCTCGTCGACACCGCGTCGCTCGACGGCCCCGACACGTGATCGCTCGCACCCGAGTCTGGGTCCTGGCTGTTGCGCTCGTCGCGTGGCCGGCGCTGTTGGAACGGTTCCCGCAACGTTGGCGTCCACTGATTGGGGCGGGTATGAGCACCGCCCTCGCCGCCGGCGCGGGGACACCGCTCGGGCTCCGGCAACCCCGACTGGGGGCCGGTCTGCGTCTGGGGGCAGTGGTCGCATCGGCCGTTGCCGTCGCGGTCGGTGTCTCACCAGCGCTGAAGCCGGTGCGCACCTCGATGCGGGAGCGCGATATCGGTCTTCATCCTGCGGCCTGGCTGGGGTTGCACATTCCGGTGGGCACGGTGTGGTCGGAGGAGCTCGCGTTCCGCGGGGTAGTGCAGCCGCTGGCGGCCGAGGCATGCGGCCAGAGGCTGGGTGGTGTGGTGCAGGCGGTGGCTTTCGGGCTTGCTCATATCCGGCCCGCCCACGCCGCGGGAGACTCCGTCCCGGCGACGGTGCTGGTCACTGGCTTGTTTGGCTGGCTGTTGGGCTGGCTGCGCGAGCGATCGGGGAGCGTGGCCGCGCCAATACTGGCTCACCTGGCCCTCAACGAGGCCGGTGCGCTGGCCGCATTGGCCGTGCAACGGACGAAACGCGGGCCGCTGTGACCATGGATGTAGTGCGGTTTTTCCCCGAAGCCCGGACTCTATGGGTATTGGCTGTAGATAATCGGCGGATGGCCTCGAACTGGAGAAGCAGGGTCGGTGCAGCGCTGGCGGGTATGACGATCGCCGCCGGACTGGCACTGGCCGCACCCGCCGGCGCAGAACCCGGGCAGGGCGCCTCGCTGCCCGTGTTTGTTCCGTACCCCTCGGACTGGTCGCCGGACACCTCGGTATTCCCGTTCAACATGTGGCAGAACCGCGCGACCGACGAGCAGTTCACGGCGCTACGCGAATCCTGCCAGTGGTTCAACGCCCAGTACGACACCTTGATGGGGTCGGTGTACGGATTCCAGAATTACCTGCGCGATCACCGCGACGTCTGGGCCGCCTCGGGATCGGACACCATCGGCAATGTGGTGACCGCGAACCTGGATCAGTCGGCAGCCTTCCTCGACCCACGGGTGCATACCCTGTACATCACCAATTACCCGGATCAGAGCCAGTAC is a window from the Mycobacteroides salmoniphilum genome containing:
- a CDS encoding CPBP family intramembrane glutamic endopeptidase; the protein is MARTRVWVLAVALVAWPALLERFPQRWRPLIGAGMSTALAAGAGTPLGLRQPRLGAGLRLGAVVASAVAVAVGVSPALKPVRTSMRERDIGLHPAAWLGLHIPVGTVWSEELAFRGVVQPLAAEACGQRLGGVVQAVAFGLAHIRPAHAAGDSVPATVLVTGLFGWLLGWLRERSGSVAAPILAHLALNEAGALAALAVQRTKRGPL